A DNA window from Gasterosteus aculeatus chromosome 16, fGasAcu3.hap1.1, whole genome shotgun sequence contains the following coding sequences:
- the pikfyve gene encoding 1-phosphatidylinositol 3-phosphate 5-kinase isoform X8, producing the protein MSRVASSTSVALFTGTSSVMAADDKSSSSSSADWSVEPPVSSPASPSHLTHFKPLTPEQDDPPLRSAYSSFVNLFRFNNKEDGRSPSTVSEKPDAPSPSPQAERRSWSTSPTQSLYSSRGHRKQQPDLLRRTSTASVDWPDGSRKSDTPLSNHDPRTAVQLRTALKRLKEIMEGRSQDSDLKQYWMPDSQCKECYDCNEKFTTFRRRHHCRLCGQIFCSRCCNQEIPGKFMGYTGDLRACTYCRKIALSYAHSTDSCSIGEDLSALSDSTCSVCVLEPSEPRTPVGGRKSSRNIFLEEDLTWQRKTPIGMRKNMIHQEQQNSGLTSRLTARQEDVGKSPARKRSASVTNLSLDRASMAPSYDSAVSPPTSRGMSGTKSGTKLDHSEEERKILLDSSQLKDLWKKICHNSTGMEFQDHRYWLRTYPNCIVGKELVNWLLRNGTISTRAQAIAIGQALVDGRWLDCVTHHDQLFRDEYALYRPLQSTEFSETPSPDSDSVNSVEGHSEPSWFKDIKFDDSDTEQLADESEYAMPNSASPSKRTSVSSSQSVVDSDSAASINLNMEQNNVNFHIKKQSKYPHVPSAAEQKAEFHLSEDGGQNIIISDAFIKESLFNRRVEEKAKEMLFTPLGWHHSSLDQLREENGEKKAMERLLSANHSHMMALLQQLLYSESLSLSWRDIIVPVVRQVVQTVRPDVRNCDDDMDIRQLVHIKKISGGRKFDSKVVNGFVCTKNIAHKKMNSHIKNPQILLLKCSIEYLYREESKFSCIDPIVLQEREFLKNYVQRIVDVRPTLVLVERTVSRIAQDMLLEHGITLVINVKAQVLERVSRMTQGDLVMSMDQLLTKPRLGTCLKFFMQPFTLANDEAKTLMFFEGCPPHLGCSIKLRGASDYELARVKEIIMLMVCVAYHSQLEISFLMDEFAMPPSLAQSTSFPCLLEGTAVEEEEEEMEEEAADGETSEESLEKTVVPEDSAQGGGTEEGGLPLESSPKTGDVDSFKEKHFADSSSPVRHEEAGNVEKMTSTPFSSPMTMPLCVPPPFLLEEDQEMDSDTLIMAPGGEAEEEEEGSPGAKGDSHDRDEGDGAPATRSFRDPLQDDTGMFVAEQVDSSDDRLKSISAGFKQELKEIILCISPFITFREPFLLTPAGMHCPSRDYFPEQVYLSPLLNKDYKELDGRRKRQLLKDSAPSALVSAQTNGALQPKPINVLPSHSLTSTRIVEQLSGSQDLAKMLADYRAQGGRIRQRDATDPFCAATPASVQSKAPDGPPRPPARADSEEERPSRQTDVSLAPKRSDWTCVDHHEALVALSNWSYFHLKEKSVQLDCLNPVNHQRLCVLFSSSSAQSSNAPNPCVSPWIVTMDFYGKNDLSLGVFLERYCFRPSYHCPSMFCETPMVHHIRRFVHGSGCVQIVLKELDSPVPGYQHTILNYSWCRVCKQVTPVVPLSNDSWSMSFAKYLELRFYGHQYSRRANAEPCGHSIHKDYHQYFSYNQMVASFSYTSVRLLEICLPRPKIFIRNLGPSKTNLQQDLKDFTHKVTQVYLAIDDRLTSLKTDTFSKTREEKMEDLFAQKDMEEAELRSWIDKLQVRLQACVLDSPQQVQAVLESLVMKKQGLCEMLQSWNGRLQELFQQEKGRKRLSVPPSPGRHRQTAADDSKCALDSSPRNPSPVVQNGDKEDRHLCILPSSSSSSSSMLPSPGEPAVEAFTPVPSFTEQDSLSIPEDVFDGHLLGSTDSQVKEKSTMKAILANFLPGNSYNPIPFPFDPDKHYLMYEHERVPIAVCEREPSSIIAFALSCKEYKTSLDDLSKTSNAGGDETPQAARYQRENSAGESRTKSSPARPSESASSQQSRTSMETDPLKDAELGDKQRKQTLNPHVELQFSDANARFYCRIYYAEEFHKMREEIMESPEEDFVRSLSHCVNWQARGGKSGAVFYATEDDRFILKQMPRLEVQSFLDFAPHYFTYITGAVQQKRPTALAKILGVYRIGYKNSQNNTEKKLDLLVMENLFYGRKMAQVFDLKGSLRNRNVKTDSGKESCEVVLLDENLLKLIHDNPLYIRSHCKAILRAAIHSDAYFLSSHLIIDYSLLVGRDDATDQLVVGIIDYIRTFTWDKRLEMVVKSTGILGGQGKMPTVVSPELYRSRFCEAMDKYFLMVPDHWTGLGVNC; encoded by the exons ATGTCACGCGTTGCCTCCTCAACGTCCGTAGCGTTGTTCACCGG GACCAGCAGTGTCATGGCTGCAGATGACAagtcctcgtcctcatcctcagcGGACTGGAGCGTCGAGCCGCCCGTCTCTTCGCCGGCGAGCCCCTCCCACTTGACGCACTTCAAACCACTGACTCCGGAGCAGGatgacccccccctccgctccgCCTACAGCTCGTTTGTCAACCTGTTTCGTTTCAACAACAAAG aggATGGACGTTCTCCCTCAACGGTGTCGGAGAAGCCGGACGCTCCATCCCCTTCGCCTCAAGCAGAGCGGAGGAGCTGGTCCACAAGTCCAACCCAGTCCCTCTACAGTTCCAGGGGGCACCGAAAACAGCAGCCAGACCTCCTCCGACGTACCTCAACTGCCTcag TGGATTGGCCAG ACGGCAGCAGGAAGTCCGACACCCCCCTCAGTAATCATGACCCTCGCACAGCTGTGCAACTCCGCACCGCGCTGAAGAGGTTGAAAGAGATAATGGAGGGAAGGAGCCAG GACAGCGATCTGAAGCAGTACTGGATGCCGGACAGCCAGTGCAAGGAGTGCTACGACTGCAACGAGAAGTTCACCACcttccgccgccgccaccactgCCGTCTGTGCGGACAGATCTTCTGCAGCCGCTGCTGCAACCAGGAAATCCCCGGGAAGTTCATGGGCTACACCG GAGATCTTCGTGCCTGTACGTACTGCCGAAAGATCGCCCTGAGCTACGCTCACTCGACCGACTCGTGCTCCATCGGAGAAGACCTGAGCGCCTTGTCCgactccacctgctctgtgtgtgtgttggagcccAGCGAGCCTCGGACCCCCGTGGGTGGACGGAAGTCCAGCAGGAACATCTTCCTCGAAGAAGACCTGACCTGGCAGAG AAAAACTCCTATTGGGATGAGAAAGAA caTGATTCATCAGGAGCAGCAGAACAGCGGTCTGACCTCCAGACTGACGGCGCGACAAGAAGACGTCGGCAAATCGCCGGCTCGGAAGAG GTCCGCCAGCGTGACCAACCTGTCGCTGGACCGCGCCTCCATGGCGCCCTCTTACGACAGCGCAGTCAGCCCGCCGACCAGCCGGGGCATGTCGGGCACCAAGAGCGGCACCAAGCTGGAccacagcgaggaggagaggaagatccTCCTG GACTCCTCCCAGCTGAAGGACTTGTGGAAGAAGATCTGCCACAACAGCACAGGAATGGAGTTCCAGGACCACAGGTATTGGCTGAGGACCTACCCCaactgcattgtgggaaaagaGCTGGTCAACTGGCTGCTGAGGAACGGCACCATCTCCACCAG GGCACAGGCTATCGCCATAGGACAGGCTCTGGTGGACGGTCGCTGGCTGGACTGCGTCACGCACCACGACCAGCTGTTCAGGGACGAGTACGCCCTCTACCGCCCCCTGCAG AGTACAGAGTTTTCGGAGACGCCGTCTCCAGACAGCGACAGCGTGAACTCCGTGGAGGGACATTCAGAGCCGTCCTGGTTCAAGGACATCAAGTTTGATGACAGCGACACGGAGCAGCTGGCGGACGAGAGCGAGTACGCCATGCCGA ACTCAGCCAGTCCCAGCAAGAGAACATCCGTCAGCAGCTCCCAGTCAGTGGTGGACAGTGACTCCGCCGCCTCCATCAACCTCAACATGGAGCAGAACAATGTCAACTTCCACATCAAGAAACAGTCCAAGTACCCACATGTACCTTCTGCAGCTGAGCAGAAAG CTGAATTCCATCTGTCCGAGGATGGAGGACAGAATATCATTATAAGTGATGCCTTCATCAAAG AGTCTCTGTTCAACCGCCGCGTGGAGGAGAAGGCCAAAGAGATGCTGTTTACTCCGCTGGGTTGGCACCACAGCTCTCTGGATCAGCTGCGAGAGGAGAACGGAGAGAAGAAGGCCATGGAGAGGCTGCT CTCTGCCAACCACAGCCACATGAtggcgctgctgcagcagctgctctaCAGCgagtctctgtctctgtcctggCGGGACATCATCGTCCCCGTGGTCCGACAGGTGGTCCAGACGGTGCGGCCCGACGTTCGCAACTGTGACGACGACATGGACATCCGCCAGCTGGTGCACATCAAGAAG ATCTCTGGAGGCAGGAAGTTTGACTCGAAGGTGGTAAACGGCTTTGTGTGCACCAAGAACATCGCCCACAAGAAG ATGAACTCTCACATCAAGAACCCCCAAATCCTGCTGCTGAAGTGCTCCATAGAGTATCTATACAGGGAGGAGTCCAAGTTTTCCTGCATCGACCCCATTGTGCTGCAG GAACGAGAGTTTTTGAAGAACTACGTGCAGCGGATAGTAGACGTCCGCCCCACGCTGGTGTTGGTGGAGAGGACCGTGTCTCGCATTGCTCAGGACATGCTGCTGGAGCACGGCATCACCCTGGTCATCAACGTCAAAGCG CAAGTCCTGGAGAGGGTGAGTCGTATGACCCAGGGAGACCTGGTGATGTCCATGGACCAGCTCCTCACCAAACCCCGTCTGGGAACCTGCCTCAAGTTCTTCATGCAGCCCTTCACGCTGGCCAACG acgagGCGAAGACTCTGATGTTCTTTGAGGGCTGCCCTCCTCATCTGGGATGCTCGATAAAGCTGCGAGGAGCCTCGGACTACGAGCTGGCCCGCGTGAAGGAGATCATCATGCTGATGGTGTGCGTGGCCTACCACTCCCAGCTGGAGATCTCTTTCCTCATGGACGAGTTTGCCATGCCGCCCAGTTTGGCCCAGAGCACCTCATTCCCCTGCCTGCTGGAGGGCacggctgtggaggaggaggaggaggagatggaggaggaggcggctgaTGGAGAGACGAGCGAAGAGAGCTTGGAGAAAACCGTAGTGCCCGAAGACTCGGCGCAGGGAGGAGGAACTGAGGAGGGGGGCCTTCCCCTCGAATCTTCCCCGAAAACCGGAGACGTTGACTCTTTTAAAGAGAAGCATTTTGCCGACTCGTCGTCCCCCGTACGGCACGAGGAGGCCGGCAACGTGGAGAAAATGACCTCCACGCCTTTCTCCAGTCCCATGACAATGCCTCTGTGCGTGCCGCCTCCCTTCCTCTTGGAGGAAGACCAGGAGATGGACTCGGACACTCTCATCATGGCGCctgggggggaggcggaggaggaggaggagggaagcccAGGAGCCAAGGGGGATTCACACGACAGGGATGAAGGGGACGGCGCTCCCGCCACCCGGTCTTTCCGAGACCCCCTGCAGGACGACACGGGCATGTTCGTGGCCGAGCAGGTGGATTCATCCGACGATCGTCTGAAGTCCATCTCCGCTGGCTTCAAGCAGGAGCTCAAAGAGATCATCCTGTGCATCTCCCCCTTCATCACCTTCAGAGAGCCGTTCCTCCTCACGCCCGCCGGCATGCACTGCCCCAGCAGGGATTACTTTCCAGAGCAG GTCTACCTGTCTCCCCTCCTCAACAAGGACTACAAGGAACTGGACGGACGCCGTAAGCGGCAGCTCCTCAAagactccgccccctccgctCTGGTTAGCGCGCAGACCAACGGCGCCCTCCAGCCGAAACCCATCAACGTGCTGCCCTCGCACAGTCTCACCAGCACCCGCATCGTAGAGCAGCTGAGCGGCAGCCAGGACCTGGCCAAGATGCTGGCCGACTACAGGGCGCAGGGGGGGCGTATCCGCCAGAGGGACGCCACCGACCCCTTCTGCGCCGCGACTCCCGCCAGCGTGCAGAGCAAGGCGCCGGACGGCCCGCCGAGGCCGCCGGCGAGGGccgacagcgaggaggagaggccgaGCAGACAGACCGATGTGAGCTTGGCCCCCAAG CGCTCTGACTGGACTTGTGTTGATCATCACGAGGCTCTGGTTGCTCTGAGTAACTGGAGCTACTTCCACCTGAAAGAAAAGAGTGTCCAG CTGGACTGTCTGAACCCCGTCAACCACCAGAGACTGTGCGTGCTCTTCAGCAGCTCATCCGCTCAGTCCAGCAACGCGCCCAACCCCTGCGTCAGCCCCTG GATCGTCACCATGGACTTTTATGGCAAGAACGACCTCTCCCTCGGTGTGTTCTTGGAGCGATACTGTTTCCG GCCGTCCTACCATTGCCCCAGCATGTTCTGCGAGACTCCCATGGTGCACCACATCCGCCGGTTTGTGCACGGCAGCGGCTGCGTGCAGATCGTGTTGAAGGAGCTGGACTCCCCCGTGCCCGGTTACCAGCACACGATTCTCAACTACTCGTGGTGCCGCGTCTGCAAACAG GTGACGCCCGTGGTGCCCCTGTCCAACGACTCGTGGTCCATGTCTTTCGCCAAGTACCTGGAGCTCCGCTTCTACGGGCACCAGTACTCCCGCAGGGCCAACGCGGAGCCCTGCGGACACTCCATCCACAAGGACTACCACCAGTACTTCTCGTACAACCAGATGGTGGCTTCCTTCAG CTACACGTCCGTACGACTGTTGGAGATTTGTCTTCCTCGACCCAAGATCTTCATCAGGAACCTGGGACCTTCTAAGACCAACCTGCAGCAGGACCTGAAGGACTTCACTCACAA AGTGACTCAGGTGTACCTGGCCATAGACGACCGCCTCACCTCCCTCAAGACCGACACCTTCAGTAAGACGCGggaggaaaagatggaggaccTCTTTGCTCAGAAAGAC atggaggaggcggagcttcggAGCTGGATCGATAAACTACAGGTGCGACTGCAGGCCTGCGTGCTGGACTCCCCTCAGCAGGTGCAGGCGGTGCTGGAGTCGCTGGTGATGAAGAAACAGGGTCTGTGCGAGATGCTGCAGTCCTGGAACGGCAG GCTGCAGGAGTTGTTCCAGCAGGAGAAAGGCAGGAAGCGTCTGTCCGTCCCTCCGAGCCCGGGGCGCCACCGGCAGACGGCCGCCGACGACAGCAAG TGCGCCCTGGACTCCTCCCCCCGCAACCCCTCGCCGGTGGTGCAGAATGGGGACAAAG AGGACCGACATCTCTGCATTctgccctcctcgtcctcctcctcctcctccatgctgcCGTCACCAGGAGAACCTGCAGTCGAAGCCTTCACCCCGGTGCCGTCCTTCACTGAGCAGGACTCGCTCAGCATCCCAGAGG ATGTGTTTGATGGACACTTGCTGGGCTCCACGGACAGCCAGGTGAAGGAGAAATCCACCATGAAGGCCATCCTCGCCAACTTCCTGCCCGGCAACAGCTACAACCCCATCCCCTTCCCCTT CGACCCGGACAAACACTACCTGATGTACGAGCACGAGCGGGTTCCCATCGCCGTGTGCGAGCGAGAGCCCAGCTCCATCATCGCCTTCGCTCTCAG CTGTAAGGAGTACAAAACGTCGCTGGACGATCTGTCGAAGACGTCCAACGCGGGCGGGGACGAGACTCCGCAGGCCGCCAGGTACCAGAGagaaaatag CGCCGGGGAGAGTCGGACTAAGAGCAGCCCGGCTCGGCCCAGTGAGTCGGCCTCGTCCCAGCAGAGCCGCACCAGCATGGAGACGGATCCCCTCA AGGACGCAGAGCTGGGAGACAAACAGAGGAAGCAGACGCTGAATCCACACGTCGAGCTAC AATTCTCTGACGCCAACGCCCGGTTTTACTGTCGCATCTACTACGCCGAGGAGTTCCACAAGATGCGAGAGGAGATCATGGAGAGCCCGGAGGAGGACTTCGTCCGCTCGCTGTCCCACTGCGTCAACTGGCAGGCTCGCGGAGGAAAGTCTGGAGCGGTGTTCTACGCAACAGAag ACGACCGGTTCATCCTGAAGCAGATGCCCCGACTGGAGGTCCAGTCCTTCCTGGACTTTGCTCCTCACTACTTCACCTACATCACCGGAGCCGTGCAGCAGAAA CGGCCCACGGCGCTGGCGAAGATCCTGGGAGTTTACAGGATCGGATACAAGAACTCTCAGAACAACACGGAGAAGAAGCTGGACCTGCTGGTGATGGAGAATCTCTTCTATGGACGCAAGATGGCTCAG GTGTTTGACCTCAAAGGCTCCCTGAGGAACCGCAACGTGAAGACGGACTCGGGGAAGGAGAGCTGCGAGGTGGTGCTGCTGGACGAGAACCTCCTGAAGCTGATCCACGACAACCCGCTGTACATCCGCTCCCACTGCAAGGCCATCCTGCGCGCCGCCATACACAGCGACGCCTACTTCCTGTCCAGCCACCTCATCATCGACTACTCGCTGCTGGTGGGGCGCGACGACGCCACCGACCAGCTGGTGGTCGGCATCAtcg ATTACATCAGGACGTTTACGTGGGACAAGAGGCTGGAGATGGTTGTCAAATCCACCGGAATCCTGGGGGGTCAAG GCAAGATGCCCACCGTGGTCTCTCCCGAGCTCTACAGGTCCCGCTTCTGCGAGGCCATGGACAAGTACTTCCTCATGGTGCCGGACCACTGGACCGGCCTGGGGGTCAACTGCTGA